The segment CGAACAGGTCGGTGCTGGACCGCCGACAACAACCTGCCCCTGGGGGCAGGCGTCACGAGGCGCCCGGAACGAGGCGGGAGGCCGGCCCCTCCCCCGCCCGCCACGGGCTCCGGCTACTTCAGCGTGAAGACGAGGTCATCGTGGTCGACTTCGTCACCGGTCGTGCACGCCGCGGCGGTGTCCCACGTGTTGGAGAGCACCGCGCGCAGCGCCATGCGCGTGGTGTTCGTGGGCAGGGTGACGGTGCGCTGCACATGGTTCCCGCCCGCCGCCGTCGGCGTCAGGGTGGCCAGCCGCGTCCAGGACGGGAAGGCCAGGCTGGTGGACCAGAACAGCTCCACACGGAACGAGCTGGCGTCGGGGACGTAGTAGTCCACCTCCACGATGGCGCTCTTTCCCCGGGTCAGGAGCAGGCCGTCCGTGGACCGCACCCCGAGCAAGCTCACCGCCGCCGCGTTGCTCGGGTTCGCCGTGTCCGCGCACGCTGCGTTGAGCGTGTTGGGTCCCCCGTTCAGCTCGACCGCGCCCCGGTTCAACAACAGGTCATGGCTGTCGCAATAGGCATGCGCGTAATTGCAGGCCGGGACCTTCAGCGACGCATCCCACGCCACGTGCCCCCACGTGTTCAGTCGGAAGTACACGCGGGGGCTGATGTTGTTGTTGCCCGCGGCGTCGAAGGCACGGGCATATACTTCATGAGCGCCGTTCTCCAGCCGGAGGGTGTCGAAGGTGTAGCTGAACGGCGCCGTCGTGCTCGTCCCCAGCAGCGTCGAGTCCACGAAGTACTCCACCTTCACCACGCCCTTGTCGTCGTTGGCGACGACCTCGAACGTGGCGCTCGTCCCCAGGTAGGGATTGCCGGACGCCGGCGAGGTGAGGGTGACCGTCGGCGCGGTGTAGTCGTTGTCCACGACGACGTTCACCGAGGCCGTGGCGCTGTTCCCCGAGGAGTCGAAGGCCTTCACCCTCAAGGTGTGGGGGCCGTTCTCCAGATAGAACGTGCTCCAGTTCACCGAGAAGGGCGCGCGGTCCACCCGCCCCAGCAAGAGGGTGTCGGCGTAGAACTCGACGTACGACACGCGCGTATCGTCGGACACGGAGGCCGTCAGGGGAGCGTCCTGCCCCCGCAGGACCGCGCCCTCCGAGGGCGCCGTGAGGGTCACCTCGGGAGGCACCGTGTCCGGCACGGCCGGCAGCACCTTGAACGCCAGGTCGTCGCGCTCGGTGAAGGGATGCGAGCTGCACGGCGCCAACGTGTCGTAGGACTCACGGATGCCGGCACGCAGCACCTGCACGTCGCCCGGCGGCAGCACGAACGTGAACCCCAGCTTCTGGCTCCCGCTGGCGGAAGGGGACAGCGTGGCGAGGTGCGTCCACACCGGGGTGCGGTAGTCCGAGGCGAGGAACAGGTCGAGCCGATCATCGGCATAGCCGGTGGGGCTGTTGGTCGAGGCCCAGACGGTGACCTCCGCCCGGACCGTCTTGCCCTCGGCCAGCGGCGAGCCGTCCAGGGTGGACAGCAGGATGCGGTCGACGGAATGGGTGTAGTGGAACGTCCCATAGGCGTCATCCGCGCACTCGCCCCTCAACGTGTTCGGCGCGTTGAGCTCGGGCCCCCTGTTCGCCGCGCCCACCAACAGGCTCCGCGTGTCACACGCGGACGCGCCCAGGTAGCACAGCGGCGTGCGCAGCGTGACGTCGTAGGTGACGGTCTGCGGATTGTGGGTGACGACCGTCACCGTGTCCTCGCCCGTGTTCATCCCCACGTCCCAGGCGAGGCACCGCAGGGTGTGTGTCCCCTGGATGCCCAGCGTGGTGTCCCAGGGGACGCTGTAGGGCGCGGTGTTGTCCGAGCCGATGAACGTGCTGCCATCGTAGAAGTCCACCCGGCCCACGCCCGCGTTGTCGGACGCCGTGGCCTCGATGGCCACGATGCCCCCCACGGTGGCCCCTGGCGCTGGCGCCGTGCAGTCGACGGAGGGAGGGGTGGTGTCGCGAGCCACCGTCACCGTGACGGCCTCCGACGTACCAGCGTTGCCCGCCGCGTCGAACGCCCGGGCGGTCAGGGTGTGGCTCCCCACGGGCACGCCGCCCGTGTTCCAGAGGACGAGGTACGGCGCGTCCGTGTCCGTCCCCACCAGCGTGTCGTCCGCGTAGAACTCCACGCGCGTCACGCCCTTGTCGTCGCTCGCGTTGGCGGTGACGACGACCGTGGCGTACAGGGTGCCGCCGGCGGCGGGCGAGGTGAGGGCCGTCACCGGGGGCGTGGTGTCCGGCACCACGACGCCGGTGGCGAAGACCAGGTCGTCGTGGTCGTTGTAGCTCCCGGAGACACACGGGGCCGCGGCTCCGCCGTAGCGGAACACGCCACGGATGGCCTGGAGCGAGCCCGGAGGGAGCGTGAAGGTGGTGGACAGCACCTGGGAGCCCCCCACCGTGGGCTTCAGCGTGGCGAGGTGGGCCCAGACGGGAGCGTGCGCATCCGCCGCGGAGAACAGGTCGAGGCTGTCCGAGCCGAAGCTCGAGAAGGCCCACACCCGCGCGTCGATGCGCACGCGCTTGCCGGGCACCAGGTCCGTGCCGTCCTCGCTGGAGATGGTCAACGCATCCAGTGACTCATCCGCGTGGTAGGTGCCAGAGAGCCCGTCCGTGCACGAGCCGTGGAGCGTATTGGGGGCCGACGGCTCGGGGCCGACGGTGCCCCGCCCCGCGAGCAGCGTCCCCGAGGTGCAGGAGCTGCCGACCGTGGCGCACACGGGCGCCTCGAGTGTCGCGTCGTGGAGCGCGGTCAGCGCGCCCAGTCGCTGTGAGGTGGTCGAGGACCCCACCGCCTCGGCGGGGCCCGCGGGCCCGGGACCGCAGGCAAGGGACAACCCCGCGACCGGCAAGGCCGCGAGCAAGGAACGAAAATGCATGAAACCTCCAATGGCAGACAGCCAGGTGAGGCGCTGGGGGACGTATCCCTTCTCGAGAAGCTGACTCCCGTGCTGGCGACGTCCTCCGAGGGCGCCGTGTCGGGAGGCGTCTGTCCAGACACCTCTCGCCACGCCCTCGCGCGTGGCCCGTCCCCGTGGTCCTCGTGGTCCGGCGCCCTCCTCGCGAAGGGCACGGACACGGTACGTCCCCCCTCCTGGCACGCGCCCCGGGCGGACGG is part of the Myxococcus stipitatus genome and harbors:
- a CDS encoding Ig-like domain-containing protein, translated to MHFRSLLAALPVAGLSLACGPGPAGPAEAVGSSTTSQRLGALTALHDATLEAPVCATVGSSCTSGTLLAGRGTVGPEPSAPNTLHGSCTDGLSGTYHADESLDALTISSEDGTDLVPGKRVRIDARVWAFSSFGSDSLDLFSAADAHAPVWAHLATLKPTVGGSQVLSTTFTLPPGSLQAIRGVFRYGGAAAPCVSGSYNDHDDLVFATGVVVPDTTPPVTALTSPAAGGTLYATVVVTANASDDKGVTRVEFYADDTLVGTDTDAPYLVLWNTGGVPVGSHTLTARAFDAAGNAGTSEAVTVTVARDTTPPSVDCTAPAPGATVGGIVAIEATASDNAGVGRVDFYDGSTFIGSDNTAPYSVPWDTTLGIQGTHTLRCLAWDVGMNTGEDTVTVVTHNPQTVTYDVTLRTPLCYLGASACDTRSLLVGAANRGPELNAPNTLRGECADDAYGTFHYTHSVDRILLSTLDGSPLAEGKTVRAEVTVWASTNSPTGYADDRLDLFLASDYRTPVWTHLATLSPSASGSQKLGFTFVLPPGDVQVLRAGIRESYDTLAPCSSHPFTERDDLAFKVLPAVPDTVPPEVTLTAPSEGAVLRGQDAPLTASVSDDTRVSYVEFYADTLLLGRVDRAPFSVNWSTFYLENGPHTLRVKAFDSSGNSATASVNVVVDNDYTAPTVTLTSPASGNPYLGTSATFEVVANDDKGVVKVEYFVDSTLLGTSTTAPFSYTFDTLRLENGAHEVYARAFDAAGNNNISPRVYFRLNTWGHVAWDASLKVPACNYAHAYCDSHDLLLNRGAVELNGGPNTLNAACADTANPSNAAAVSLLGVRSTDGLLLTRGKSAIVEVDYYVPDASSFRVELFWSTSLAFPSWTRLATLTPTAAGGNHVQRTVTLPTNTTRMALRAVLSNTWDTAAACTTGDEVDHDDLVFTLK